Proteins encoded by one window of Lepus europaeus isolate LE1 unplaced genomic scaffold, mLepTim1.pri SCAFFOLD_334, whole genome shotgun sequence:
- the PTPRS gene encoding receptor-type tyrosine-protein phosphatase S isoform X2: protein MAAAGGPGVAAVLGPLGLLLFLLLGGCAAEEPPRFIKEPKDQIGVSGGVASFVCQATGDPKPRVTWNKKGKKVNSQRFETIEFDESAGAVLRIQPLRTPRDENVYECVAQNAAGEITVHAKLTVLREDQLPPGFPNIDMGPQLKVVERTRTATMLCAASGNPDPEITWFKDFLPVDPSASNGRIKQLRSGALQIESSEETDQGKYECVASNSAGVRYSAPANLYVRVRRVAPRFSILPMSHEIMPGGSVNITCVAVGSPMPYVKWMQGAEDLTPEDDMPVGRNVLELTDVKDSANYTCVAMSSLGVIEAVAQITVKSLPRAPGTPVVTENTATSITITWDSGNPDPVSYYVIEYKSKSQDGPYQIKEDVTTTRYSIGGLSPNSEYEVWVSAVNSIGQGPPSEPVVTRTGEQAPASAPRNVQARMLSATTMIVQWEEPVEPNGLIRGYRVYYTMEPEHPVGNWQKHHVDDSLLTTVGSLLEDETYTVRVLAFTSVGDGPLSDPVQVKTQQGVPGQPMNLRAEARSETSIGLSWSPPRQESIIKYELLFREGDRGREVGRTFEPTTAFVVEDLKPDTEYAFRLAARSPQGLGAFTSAVRQRTLQSKPSAPPQDVKCVSMRSTAILVSWRPPPPDTHNGALVGYSVRYRPLGSEDPEAKEVNGIPPTTTQILLEALQKWTEYRITTVAHTEVGPGPESSPVVVRTDEDVPSAPPRKVEAEALNATAIRVLWRSPAPGRQHGQIRGYQVHYVRMDGAEARGPPRIKDVMLADAQEMVITDLQPETAYSVTVAAYTMKGDGARSKPKVVTTKGAVLGRPTLSVQQTPEGSLEARWAPPAAGADDTVLGYRLQFGREDSPLATVDLPASQERYAAPGAHGGATYVFRLAARGRGGLGQEAAAALHVPEGAPRGPPRILEAAGNASAGTVLLRWLPPVPAERNGAIIKYTLAVREAGAAGPARETELPAAAEPGAETAFTLHGLQPDTAYDLQVRAHTRRGPGPYSPPVRYRTFLRDQVSPKNFKVKMVTKTSVLLSWEFPEDYASPSPYKIQYNGLTLDVDGRSSKKLITRLRPHTFYNFVLTNRAGGLGGLQQTVTAWTAFNLLSGKPSVAPKPDPEGHITVHLPDGQSPVPVQSYFVVMVPLRKSRGGQFLTPLGSPEDMDLEELLQDVARLQRRSLRHSRQLEAPRPYVAARFAVLPAAFHPGDQKQYGGFDNRGLEPGHRYVLFVLAVLQKSEPTFAASPFSDPFQLDNPDPQPIVDGEEGLIWVIGPVLAVVFIICIVIAILLYKNKPDSKRKDSEPRTKCLLNNAELAPHHPKDPVELRRMNFQTPGMLSHPPIPLADMAEHTERLRANDSLKLSQEYESIDPGQQFTWEHSNLEVNKPKNRYANVIAYDHSRVILQPIEGIAGSDYINANYVDGYRRQNAYIATQGPLPETFGDFWRMVWEQRSATIVMMTRLEEKSRIKCDQYWPNRGTETYGFIQVTLLDTIELATFCVRTFSLHKNGSSEKREVRQFQFTAWPDHGVPEYPTPFLAFLRRVKTCNPPDAGPVVVHCSAGVGRTGCFIVIDAMLERMKPEKTVDVYGHVTLMRAQRNYMVQTEDQYSFIHEALLEAVGCGSTEVPARSLYAYIQKLAQVAPGEHVTGMELEFKRLASSKAHTSRFLSANLPCNKFKNRLVNIMPYETTRVCLQPIRGVEGSDYINASFIDGYRQQRAYMATQGPLAETTEDFWRMLWENNSTIVVMLSKLREMGREKCHQYWPAERSARYQYFVVDPMAEYNMPQYILREFKVTDARDGQSRTVRQFQFTDWPEQGVPKSGEGFIDFIGQVHKTKEQFGQDGPISVHCSAGVGRTGVFITLSIVLERMRYEGVVDIFQTVKMLRTQRPAMVQTEDEYQFCYQAALEYLGSFDHYAT, encoded by the exons ACGATCGAGTTTGACGAGAGCGCGGGCGCCGTGCTGAGGATCCAGCCGCTGCGCACGCCGCGCGACGAGAACGTGTACGAGTGCGTGGCGCAGAACGCGGCCGGCGAGATCACCGTGCACGCCAAGCTCACCGTCCTCCGAG AGGACCAGCTGCCCCCCGGCTTCCCCAACATCGACATGGGCCCGCAGCTGAAGGTGGTGGAGCGCACGCGGACGGCCACCATGCTGTGCGCCGCCAGCGGCAACCCCGACCCCGAGATCACTTGGTTCAAGGACTTCCTGCCCGTGGACCCCAGCGCCAGCAACGGGCGCATCAAGCAGCTGCGATCAG GGGCGCTACAGATCGAGAGCAGCGAGGAGACGGACCAGGGCAAGTACGAGTGCGTGGCCAGCAACAGCGCCGGCGTGCGCTACTCGGCACCCGCCAACCTCTACGTGCGAG tgCGCCGCGTGGCCCCCCGCTTCTCCATCCTGCCCATGAGCCACGAGATCATGCCGGGCGGGAGTGTGAACATCACGTGCGTGGCTGTGGGCTCGCCCATGCCCTACGTGAAGTGGATGCAGGGCGCCGAGGACCTGACGCCCGAGGACGACATGCCCGTGGGCCGCAACGTGCTGGAGCTCACCGACGTCAAGGACTCGGCCAACTACACGTGCGTGGCCATGTCCAGCCTGGGCGTCATCGAGGCCGTGGCGCAAATCACCGTCAAGT ccCTGCCCCGAGCCCCCGGGACCCCCGTGGTGACGGAGAACACGGCCACCAGCATCACCATCACCTGGGACTCGGGCAACCCGGACCCCGTGTCCTACTACGTCATCGAGTACAAGTCCAAGAGCCAGGACGGCCCGTACCAGATCAAGGAGGACGTCACGACCACGCGCTACAGCATCGGCGGCCTGAGCCCCAACTCCGAGTACGAGGTCTGGGTGTCGGCCGTCAACTCCATCGGCCAGGGCCCGCCCAGCGAGCCGGTGGTCACGCGCACTGGCGAGCAGGCCCCGGCCAGCGCGCCCCGCAACGTGCAGGCGCGCATGCTCAGTGCCACCACCATGATCGTGCAATGGGAGGAGCCCGTGGAGCCCAACGGGCTGATCCGGGGCTACCGCGTCTACTACACCATGGAGCCCGAGCACCCCGTGGGCAACTGGCAGAAGCACCACGTGGACGACAGCCTGCTCACCACCGTGGGCAGCCTGCTGGAGGACGAGACCTACACCGTGCGCGTGCTGGCCTTCACGTCGGTGGGCGACGGGCCGCTGTCCGACCCGGTGCAGGTCAAGACACAGCAGGGAG TGCCCGGCCAGCCCATGAACCTGCGGGCCGAGGCCAGGTCGGAGACGAGCATCGGGCTGTCCTGGAGCCCGCCGCGCCAGGAGAGCATCATCAAATACGAGCTGCTCTTCCGGGAAGGCGACCGCGGCCGAGAG GTGGGCCGCACGTTCGAGCCGACCACGGCCTTCGTGGTGGAGGACCTGAAGCCGGACACCGAGTACGCCTTCCGCCTGGCGGCGCGCTCGCCGCAGGGCCTGGGCGCCTTCACTTCTGCCGTGCGCCAGCGCACGCTGCAGTCCA AACCGTCCGCCCCCCCCCAGGACGTTAAATGCGTCAGCATGCGCTCCACCGCCATTTTGGTAAGTtggcgcccgccgccgccggaCACGCACAACGGGGCCCTGGTGGGCTACAGCGTCCGCTACCGCCCGCTGGGCTCGGAGGACCCGGAAGCCAAGGAGGTGAACGGCATCCCCCCAACCACCACCCAGATCCTGCTGGAGGCCTTGCAGAAGTGGACGGAGTACCGCATCACCACGGTGGCGCACACAGAGGTGGGACCCGGGCCCGAGAGCTCGCCCGTGGTCGTCCGCACCGACGAGGACG TGCCCAGCGCGCCGCCGCGGAAGGTGGAGGCGGAGGCGCTCAATGCCACGGCCATCCGCGTGCTGTGGCGCTCGCCCGCGCCCGGCCGGCAGCACGGCCAGATCCGTGGTTACCAAGTGCACTATGTACGCATGGACGGCGCCGAGGCCCGCGGGCCGCCCCGCATCAAGGACGTGATGCTGGCCGACGCGCAG GAGATGGTCATCACCGACCTGCAGCCCGAGACCGCCTACTCGGTCACCGTGGCCGCCTACACCATGAAAGGCGACGGCGCTCGTAGCAAACCCAAGGTGGTGACGACCAAGGGAGCAG TGCTGGGCCGCCCCACCCTGTCGGTGCAGCAGACCCCCGAGGGCAGCCTGGAAGCCCGCTGGGCGCCCCCGGCCGCCGGCGCGGACGACACAGTGCTGGGCTACCGCCTGCAGTTCGGCCGCGAGGACTCGCCGCTGGCCACGGTGGACTTGCCGGCGTCGCAAGAGCGCTACGCGGCGCCGGGCGCGCACGGCGGCGCCACCTATGTGTTCCGACTGGCGGCGCGCGGCCgcgggggcctgggccaggaggcggcggcggcgctgcacgtgcccgagggcgcgccccgcgggccccCGCGCATCCTGGAGGCGGCGGGCAACGCGTCGGCCGGCACCGTCCTGCTGCGCTGGCTGCCGCCCGTGCCCGCAGAGCGCAATGGCGCCATCATCAAGTACACGCTGGCCGTgcgggaggccggcgccgcgggccCCGCGCGGGAGACGGAGCTGCCGGCGGCGGCCGAGCCGGGGGCCGAGACGGCGTTCACGCTGCACGGCCTGCAGCCAGACACGGCCTACGACCTCCaagtgcgcgcgcacacacgccGGGGCCCCGGCCCCTACAGCCCCCCTGTCCGCTACCGCACGTTCCTGCGGGACCAAG TCTCGCCCAAGAACTTCAAGGTGAAGATGGTCACCAAGACGTCGGTGCTGCTGAGCTGGGAGTTCCCGGAGGACTACGCCTCGCCCTCGCCCTACAAG atcCAGTACAACGGGCTGACGCTCGACGTGGACGGCCGCAGCAGCAAGAAGCTGATCACGCGCCTGCGGCCGCACACCTTCTACAACTTCGTGCTGACCAACCGCGCGGGCGGCCTGGGCGGCCTGCAGCAGACGGTCACGGCCTGGACCGCCTTCAACCTGCTCAGCGGCAAGCCCAGCGTGGCCCCCAAGCCCGACCCCGAGGGCCACATCACCGTGCACCTGCCCGACGGCCAGAGCCCCGTGCCCGTGCA GAGCTACTTCGTCGTGATGGTCCCGCTCCGCAAGTCTCGCGGCGGCCAGTTCCTGACCCCGCTGGGCAGCCCCGAGGACATGGACCTGGAGGAG CTGCTCCAAGACGTGGCCCGGCTGCAGCGGCGCAGCCTGCGCCACTCGCGCCAGCTGGAGGCGCCCCGGCCCTACGTGGCCGCCCGCTTTGCCGTGCTGCCGGCCGCCTTCCACCCCGGCGACCAGAAGCAGTACGGCGGCTTCGACAACCGCGGCCTGGAGCCCGGCCACCGCTACGTGCTGTTCGTGCTGGCCGTGCTGCAGAAGAGCGAGCCC aCCTTCGCGGCCAGCCCCTTCTCAGACCCCTTCCAGCTGGATAACCCCGACCCCCAGCCCATCGTGGACGGCGAGGAGGGGCTGATCTGGGTCATCGGGCCCGTGCTCGCCGTCGTCTTCATCATCTGCATCGTGATCGCCATCCTGCTCTACAAGAA CAAGCCCGACAG CAAGCGCAAGGACTCGGAGCCCCGCACCAAATGCCTCCTCAACAACGCGGAGCTCGCCCCGCACCACCCCAAGGACCCTGTGGAGCTGAGGCGCATGAACTTCCAGACGCCCG GCATGCTCAGCCACCCGCCCATCCCCCTCGCCGACATGGCGGAGCACACCGAGCGCCTCCGGGCCAACGACAGCCTGAAGCTCTCGCAGGAGTACGAG TCCATCGACCCCGGGCAGCAGTTCACCTGGGAGCACTCCAACCTGGAGGTGAACAAGCCCAAGAACCGCTACGCCAACGTCATCGCCTACGACCACTCCCGCGTCATCCTGCAGCCCATCGAAG GCATCGCGGGCAGCGACTACATCAACGCCAACTACGTGGACGGCTACCGGCGGCAGAACGCCTACATCGCCACGCAGGGGCCGCTGCCCGAGACCTTCGGCGACTTCTGGCGCATGGTGTGGGAGCAGCGCTCGGCCACCATCGTCATGATGACGCGGCTGGAGGAGAAGTCGCGG ATCAAGTGTGACCAGTACTGGCCCAACCGCGGCACGGAGACCTacggcttcatccaggtcacgcTGCTGGACACCATTGAGCTGGCCACGTTCTGCGTGCGGACCTTCTCCCTGCACAAG aaCGGCTCGAGTGAGAAGCGCGAGGTGCGCCAGTTCCAGTTCACGGCGTGGCCCGACCACGGCGTGCCCGAGTACCCCACGCCCTTCCTGGCCTTCCTGCGGCGCGTGAAGACCTGCAACCCGCCCGACGCAGGCCCAGTGGTGGTGCACTGCAG CGCGGGCGTGGGCCGCACGGGCTGCTTCATCGTCATCGACGCCATGCTGGAGCGGATGAAGCCCGAGAAGACGGTGGACGTGTACGGGCACGTGACGCTGATGCGCGCGCAGCGCAACTACATGGTGCAGACGGAGGACCAGTACAGCTTCATCCACGAGGCGCTGCTGGAGGCCGTGGGTTGCGGCAGCACCGAGGTGCCGGCGCGCAGCCTCTACGCCTACATCCAGAAGCTGGCGCAGGTGGCGCCGGGCGAGCACGTCACGGGCATGGAGCTCGAGTTCAAG cGCCTGGCCAGCTCCAAGGCGCACACGTCCCGCTTCTTGAGCGCCAACCTGCCGTGCAACAAGTTCAAGAACCGCCTGGTGAACATCATGCCCTACGAGACCACGCGCGTCTGCCTGCAGCCCATCCGCGGCGTGGAGGGCTCCGACTACATCAACGCCAGCTTCATCGACGGCTACAG GCAGCAGAGAGCCTACATGGCCACGCAGGGGCCGCTGGCCGAGACCACCGAGGACTTCTGGCGCATGCTGTGGGAGAACAACTCCACCATCGTGGTGATGCTGAGCAAGCTGCGGGAGATGGGCCGG gagaAGTGCCACCAGTACTGGCCGGCCGAGCGCTCCGCCCGCTACCAGTACTTCGTGGTGGACCCCATGGCCGAGTACAACATGCCGCAGTACATCCTGCGGGAGTTCAAGGTCACGGACGCCAGG GACGGCCAGTCGCGCACGGTGCGGCAGTTCCAGTTCACGGACTGGCCGGAGCAGGGCGTGCCCAAGTCGGGCGAGGGCTTCATCGACTTCATCGGCCAAGTGCACAAGACCAAGGAGCAGTTCGGGcaggacgggcccatctcggtcCACTGCAG CGCCGGCGTGGGCAGGACGGGCGTCTTCATCACGCTCAGCATCGTGCTGGAGCGAATGCGGTACGAGGGCGTCGTGGACATCTTCCAGACGGTGAAGATGCTGCGCACGCAGCGGCCCGCCATGGTGCAGACGGAg gaCGAGTACCAGTTCTGCTACCAGGCGGCGCTCGAGTACCTCGGCAGCTTTGACCACTATGCAACCTAA
- the PTPRS gene encoding receptor-type tyrosine-protein phosphatase S isoform X4 — MAAAGGPGVAAVLGPLGLLLFLLLGGCAAEEPPRFIKEPKDQIGVSGGVASFVCQATGDPKPRVTWNKKGKKVNSQRFETIEFDESAGAVLRIQPLRTPRDENVYECVAQNAAGEITVHAKLTVLREDQLPPGFPNIDMGPQLKVVERTRTATMLCAASGNPDPEITWFKDFLPVDPSASNGRIKQLRSGALQIESSEETDQGKYECVASNSAGVRYSAPANLYVRVRRVAPRFSILPMSHEIMPGGSVNITCVAVGSPMPYVKWMQGAEDLTPEDDMPVGRNVLELTDVKDSANYTCVAMSSLGVIEAVAQITVKSLPRAPGTPVVTENTATSITITWDSGNPDPVSYYVIEYKSKSQDGPYQIKEDVTTTRYSIGGLSPNSEYEVWVSAVNSIGQGPPSEPVVTRTGEQAPASAPRNVQARMLSATTMIVQWEEPVEPNGLIRGYRVYYTMEPEHPVGNWQKHHVDDSLLTTVGSLLEDETYTVRVLAFTSVGDGPLSDPVQVKTQQGVPGQPMNLRAEARSETSIGLSWSPPRQESIIKYELLFREGDRGREVGRTFEPTTAFVVEDLKPDTEYAFRLAARSPQGLGAFTSAVRQRTLQSISPKNFKVKMVTKTSVLLSWEFPEDYASPSPYKIQYNGLTLDVDGRSSKKLITRLRPHTFYNFVLTNRAGGLGGLQQTVTAWTAFNLLSGKPSVAPKPDPEGHITVHLPDGQSPVPVQSYFVVMVPLRKSRGGQFLTPLGSPEDMDLEELLQDVARLQRRSLRHSRQLEAPRPYVAARFAVLPAAFHPGDQKQYGGFDNRGLEPGHRYVLFVLAVLQKSEPTFAASPFSDPFQLDNPDPQPIVDGEEGLIWVIGPVLAVVFIICIVIAILLYKNKPDSKRKDSEPRTKCLLNNAELAPHHPKDPVELRRMNFQTPGMLSHPPIPLADMAEHTERLRANDSLKLSQEYESIDPGQQFTWEHSNLEVNKPKNRYANVIAYDHSRVILQPIEGIAGSDYINANYVDGYRRQNAYIATQGPLPETFGDFWRMVWEQRSATIVMMTRLEEKSRIKCDQYWPNRGTETYGFIQVTLLDTIELATFCVRTFSLHKNGSSEKREVRQFQFTAWPDHGVPEYPTPFLAFLRRVKTCNPPDAGPVVVHCSAGVGRTGCFIVIDAMLERMKPEKTVDVYGHVTLMRAQRNYMVQTEDQYSFIHEALLEAVGCGSTEVPARSLYAYIQKLAQVAPGEHVTGMELEFKRLASSKAHTSRFLSANLPCNKFKNRLVNIMPYETTRVCLQPIRGVEGSDYINASFIDGYRQQRAYMATQGPLAETTEDFWRMLWENNSTIVVMLSKLREMGREKCHQYWPAERSARYQYFVVDPMAEYNMPQYILREFKVTDARDGQSRTVRQFQFTDWPEQGVPKSGEGFIDFIGQVHKTKEQFGQDGPISVHCSAGVGRTGVFITLSIVLERMRYEGVVDIFQTVKMLRTQRPAMVQTEDEYQFCYQAALEYLGSFDHYAT; from the exons ACGATCGAGTTTGACGAGAGCGCGGGCGCCGTGCTGAGGATCCAGCCGCTGCGCACGCCGCGCGACGAGAACGTGTACGAGTGCGTGGCGCAGAACGCGGCCGGCGAGATCACCGTGCACGCCAAGCTCACCGTCCTCCGAG AGGACCAGCTGCCCCCCGGCTTCCCCAACATCGACATGGGCCCGCAGCTGAAGGTGGTGGAGCGCACGCGGACGGCCACCATGCTGTGCGCCGCCAGCGGCAACCCCGACCCCGAGATCACTTGGTTCAAGGACTTCCTGCCCGTGGACCCCAGCGCCAGCAACGGGCGCATCAAGCAGCTGCGATCAG GGGCGCTACAGATCGAGAGCAGCGAGGAGACGGACCAGGGCAAGTACGAGTGCGTGGCCAGCAACAGCGCCGGCGTGCGCTACTCGGCACCCGCCAACCTCTACGTGCGAG tgCGCCGCGTGGCCCCCCGCTTCTCCATCCTGCCCATGAGCCACGAGATCATGCCGGGCGGGAGTGTGAACATCACGTGCGTGGCTGTGGGCTCGCCCATGCCCTACGTGAAGTGGATGCAGGGCGCCGAGGACCTGACGCCCGAGGACGACATGCCCGTGGGCCGCAACGTGCTGGAGCTCACCGACGTCAAGGACTCGGCCAACTACACGTGCGTGGCCATGTCCAGCCTGGGCGTCATCGAGGCCGTGGCGCAAATCACCGTCAAGT ccCTGCCCCGAGCCCCCGGGACCCCCGTGGTGACGGAGAACACGGCCACCAGCATCACCATCACCTGGGACTCGGGCAACCCGGACCCCGTGTCCTACTACGTCATCGAGTACAAGTCCAAGAGCCAGGACGGCCCGTACCAGATCAAGGAGGACGTCACGACCACGCGCTACAGCATCGGCGGCCTGAGCCCCAACTCCGAGTACGAGGTCTGGGTGTCGGCCGTCAACTCCATCGGCCAGGGCCCGCCCAGCGAGCCGGTGGTCACGCGCACTGGCGAGCAGGCCCCGGCCAGCGCGCCCCGCAACGTGCAGGCGCGCATGCTCAGTGCCACCACCATGATCGTGCAATGGGAGGAGCCCGTGGAGCCCAACGGGCTGATCCGGGGCTACCGCGTCTACTACACCATGGAGCCCGAGCACCCCGTGGGCAACTGGCAGAAGCACCACGTGGACGACAGCCTGCTCACCACCGTGGGCAGCCTGCTGGAGGACGAGACCTACACCGTGCGCGTGCTGGCCTTCACGTCGGTGGGCGACGGGCCGCTGTCCGACCCGGTGCAGGTCAAGACACAGCAGGGAG TGCCCGGCCAGCCCATGAACCTGCGGGCCGAGGCCAGGTCGGAGACGAGCATCGGGCTGTCCTGGAGCCCGCCGCGCCAGGAGAGCATCATCAAATACGAGCTGCTCTTCCGGGAAGGCGACCGCGGCCGAGAG GTGGGCCGCACGTTCGAGCCGACCACGGCCTTCGTGGTGGAGGACCTGAAGCCGGACACCGAGTACGCCTTCCGCCTGGCGGCGCGCTCGCCGCAGGGCCTGGGCGCCTTCACTTCTGCCGTGCGCCAGCGCACGCTGCAGTCCA TCTCGCCCAAGAACTTCAAGGTGAAGATGGTCACCAAGACGTCGGTGCTGCTGAGCTGGGAGTTCCCGGAGGACTACGCCTCGCCCTCGCCCTACAAG atcCAGTACAACGGGCTGACGCTCGACGTGGACGGCCGCAGCAGCAAGAAGCTGATCACGCGCCTGCGGCCGCACACCTTCTACAACTTCGTGCTGACCAACCGCGCGGGCGGCCTGGGCGGCCTGCAGCAGACGGTCACGGCCTGGACCGCCTTCAACCTGCTCAGCGGCAAGCCCAGCGTGGCCCCCAAGCCCGACCCCGAGGGCCACATCACCGTGCACCTGCCCGACGGCCAGAGCCCCGTGCCCGTGCA GAGCTACTTCGTCGTGATGGTCCCGCTCCGCAAGTCTCGCGGCGGCCAGTTCCTGACCCCGCTGGGCAGCCCCGAGGACATGGACCTGGAGGAG CTGCTCCAAGACGTGGCCCGGCTGCAGCGGCGCAGCCTGCGCCACTCGCGCCAGCTGGAGGCGCCCCGGCCCTACGTGGCCGCCCGCTTTGCCGTGCTGCCGGCCGCCTTCCACCCCGGCGACCAGAAGCAGTACGGCGGCTTCGACAACCGCGGCCTGGAGCCCGGCCACCGCTACGTGCTGTTCGTGCTGGCCGTGCTGCAGAAGAGCGAGCCC aCCTTCGCGGCCAGCCCCTTCTCAGACCCCTTCCAGCTGGATAACCCCGACCCCCAGCCCATCGTGGACGGCGAGGAGGGGCTGATCTGGGTCATCGGGCCCGTGCTCGCCGTCGTCTTCATCATCTGCATCGTGATCGCCATCCTGCTCTACAAGAA CAAGCCCGACAG CAAGCGCAAGGACTCGGAGCCCCGCACCAAATGCCTCCTCAACAACGCGGAGCTCGCCCCGCACCACCCCAAGGACCCTGTGGAGCTGAGGCGCATGAACTTCCAGACGCCCG GCATGCTCAGCCACCCGCCCATCCCCCTCGCCGACATGGCGGAGCACACCGAGCGCCTCCGGGCCAACGACAGCCTGAAGCTCTCGCAGGAGTACGAG TCCATCGACCCCGGGCAGCAGTTCACCTGGGAGCACTCCAACCTGGAGGTGAACAAGCCCAAGAACCGCTACGCCAACGTCATCGCCTACGACCACTCCCGCGTCATCCTGCAGCCCATCGAAG GCATCGCGGGCAGCGACTACATCAACGCCAACTACGTGGACGGCTACCGGCGGCAGAACGCCTACATCGCCACGCAGGGGCCGCTGCCCGAGACCTTCGGCGACTTCTGGCGCATGGTGTGGGAGCAGCGCTCGGCCACCATCGTCATGATGACGCGGCTGGAGGAGAAGTCGCGG ATCAAGTGTGACCAGTACTGGCCCAACCGCGGCACGGAGACCTacggcttcatccaggtcacgcTGCTGGACACCATTGAGCTGGCCACGTTCTGCGTGCGGACCTTCTCCCTGCACAAG aaCGGCTCGAGTGAGAAGCGCGAGGTGCGCCAGTTCCAGTTCACGGCGTGGCCCGACCACGGCGTGCCCGAGTACCCCACGCCCTTCCTGGCCTTCCTGCGGCGCGTGAAGACCTGCAACCCGCCCGACGCAGGCCCAGTGGTGGTGCACTGCAG CGCGGGCGTGGGCCGCACGGGCTGCTTCATCGTCATCGACGCCATGCTGGAGCGGATGAAGCCCGAGAAGACGGTGGACGTGTACGGGCACGTGACGCTGATGCGCGCGCAGCGCAACTACATGGTGCAGACGGAGGACCAGTACAGCTTCATCCACGAGGCGCTGCTGGAGGCCGTGGGTTGCGGCAGCACCGAGGTGCCGGCGCGCAGCCTCTACGCCTACATCCAGAAGCTGGCGCAGGTGGCGCCGGGCGAGCACGTCACGGGCATGGAGCTCGAGTTCAAG cGCCTGGCCAGCTCCAAGGCGCACACGTCCCGCTTCTTGAGCGCCAACCTGCCGTGCAACAAGTTCAAGAACCGCCTGGTGAACATCATGCCCTACGAGACCACGCGCGTCTGCCTGCAGCCCATCCGCGGCGTGGAGGGCTCCGACTACATCAACGCCAGCTTCATCGACGGCTACAG GCAGCAGAGAGCCTACATGGCCACGCAGGGGCCGCTGGCCGAGACCACCGAGGACTTCTGGCGCATGCTGTGGGAGAACAACTCCACCATCGTGGTGATGCTGAGCAAGCTGCGGGAGATGGGCCGG gagaAGTGCCACCAGTACTGGCCGGCCGAGCGCTCCGCCCGCTACCAGTACTTCGTGGTGGACCCCATGGCCGAGTACAACATGCCGCAGTACATCCTGCGGGAGTTCAAGGTCACGGACGCCAGG GACGGCCAGTCGCGCACGGTGCGGCAGTTCCAGTTCACGGACTGGCCGGAGCAGGGCGTGCCCAAGTCGGGCGAGGGCTTCATCGACTTCATCGGCCAAGTGCACAAGACCAAGGAGCAGTTCGGGcaggacgggcccatctcggtcCACTGCAG CGCCGGCGTGGGCAGGACGGGCGTCTTCATCACGCTCAGCATCGTGCTGGAGCGAATGCGGTACGAGGGCGTCGTGGACATCTTCCAGACGGTGAAGATGCTGCGCACGCAGCGGCCCGCCATGGTGCAGACGGAg gaCGAGTACCAGTTCTGCTACCAGGCGGCGCTCGAGTACCTCGGCAGCTTTGACCACTATGCAACCTAA